Part of the Rhizoctonia solani chromosome 2, complete sequence genome is shown below.
CCACGTAGATGTACCGACATCTGGATAGGTTTTTTCTAGGAGAGGATTTAGTACCAGAACTAAGTTGAATATGAGTTTGAGCTACTCACGTATTGCATTCCTGTTTGAGACCATCCAGGGGAGAGATAGTAGGCGAAGGGGGACAAATCTGCAAGCGCGGACCCCTGGTCGTCTGGAACGGAGTCTGAATTTTGATGTAAGCTGAGCAAGGGAGTATAATGCCCCGCAATAGTGATTTCACCGTCGACCTCCTCGTAAGCCGGTGGTACCAGCTGATTGTCTTGCACATATGCCGGCTCTTCCATAGTACATGGTGAGAAGTCAATCGGCTCTTCTTGACTTGTTGAATGCACTTCAGGGTCCTCAGGCATATGCAAAGCCGCTCTTGAAGTCTGGCTTCTCGTTGCATAACGCGCCTTTGATGAGTGCGGATCATCTTGAACCAGCTGTGGTAAGGTTGTCCTGCGATCGCATATCTCACTGTCTGGAGCTGGTCGATATACGCCTGCCAGCGAGGCAACAGTCCTCATGAGGTTTGTCTAAGTAGATCTCAAGTCCAGTCATCACGTTACTAAAAGTCACAAAAAATGCATACCTGCAAACCCTTCCCAATGAAATCCGGGAAATACCATAAAATGGGTATCCCGGCCTTATCGGTCAAAACCGCTGGTCCACCACTACGGGTTAAGCGTATGGGCTGCTTGTCAAGCCCTTTAAATACACCAGCTGTGTGAACGCCGATGCCCCTTGTACGCTGTAGCTCGAATTCTGAGAGATAGAAGTCTAGTTGAACTGCAAGTGAATCAAAGAAAACGCATGTCAAAACTGTAGGGCAGCAAATGCTCAAAACGGCTTACTGGTATTGTTCAAGGCTTTGGTAACTGCATCCAGCATTTTTCGTATCATATCATTCTCAGTCTTTGCCAGCCGTTCGCGACCAGACTTTCTTTTGCGGCGGCGCAAGCTTTCGTCAGGAATGGGTGCATTTCGAACCGCCTCTTTGGAGCCATTTGGGCAAGTTTTTAAGCCGTCGAATAAATCCTCTGTGATATGATTTTGCCAAAGAGATAGTTGCTTGTTGGTGCATGACTGCTTCGATTTTGACATGGCGACGCTAAGTGAGCTTGAAGTAAAAAGTCTTATTCGAGCCTTCAACATAGGGTCTTACACTATACGTCTTGTTGATGAGCTTTGCAAATTCTGCCTCAACGTGTCCTGTCAAaagagtcacgtgatcgtgatTTTCTGCCTGCCACCTACATTCGTCCACGCGAACATCGAGCAAATCAAACTATTTTCTACCACAAACTCTCAAAATGTCGTCTAACCAAAACATTGCATCCTCTAGTGCCGCCTTTGTCACTTCAGCTTCGAGGGACGCCGCGACGTTGAGGCGCGTCAGTCCGATGAGGCATTCGGCGCTGTTTGAAGAGCTTGTGCAAGGCATTGCAAGCACTAGGAATGTGTTTGTCATGTCGGGTGACGCGGCGATGGCTGGAAGTGGACTCGCTGTGAGTTTTCTTTCAGGTGTGCGGATTGACACGTAATAATATTGAAATTCAACGCTTGTGCCACAAAGATGCTCCATCAGACGGCTGAAGGGGGCTCTGGCAATAGCTACTGGGACATGATCAGAAACGCAACCCAGGACGTCATGAATCTGTCTGAGGATCAACTTGCCAGATACAATCGTGTCATGGCCCTTCGAAGAATTGAGGCGCGCTCAGCCAATCGCAACAGGTACATTGACTATCTGGAGCGACTTGCTGGCGCCAACAGTCTCGCCGGATGCGTGACCGCGAGCATTGACGGCCTTGAAGGTAGATGGTCTGCCAACGTGGCCGCAAAGGTTACCGGTCTTTATGGAGACAACAGTCGTCTCCGTTGCTTGACATCCTCGTGTCAAGGTCTGGGTGAGGCCGCAACCAAGAAACTCGACGACGTTTTCACCAACCCGCCTAATCTCAAGCCAAGTGGGGATGATCCGCGAATCTGCCAAGACTGCACAAGAAAAAGTTAGTTATTGATGTTTTTTCTGATGTTATATTGCGTGGCCGCCGGATCCTGACTTGGAACGGTACAGACCTCAAGAATAATAAGCTGCGTCGAAGCGGAAACGACAAAACTCGATCATTGCGGCCAAGTGTTCAGTCCCGCGTGGCACTATCGTTTATCCCGGTGGAGATCCCCGACTACGATGACCCAACTGGGGACTATGTCGATGACTCCGCTTGGGAAGGCAGCAAGGTAGGCCGATCGAAACATGCACGCGGCAAAGGCAAGGAGAAGATTGTCGAGAAGCCTGAGGTGATAGTGATCAGCGATAGCGAGGATTCCGATGACAGCGGTCCTTCAACTCAGCCAGCACTCAGGTCCAGACGAAGGATGAAAAAGCACGTTGAACTCACGCAGACGGAGTCGACTCCCCAGTTCTACGACGGGGAAGCTTACCTGTTTTTGCTCGTGGGCCCACCGCCCCAGGATCCGGAAGTTCTTCAATTGGTCCACGCTTTCGCCGACTCTGTGCATAGCAGAGCTGGCGCAGTTATCTGCCTGAGCGAAGTGCCATTGCCTGGCACCAAGTACGATTATATCGATTTCCAGCTGGAAGGCGATCTCAATCTCACATTTGGGGAAATTTTGCGGGCGATGGAACAGGTACGTCATTGAGAGATAGTGACAGAAAAATAATGATCTCACCTTGAATACCTTATAGATGGCCGCCATGGAAGCCTATGGCTCTGCCCCACCCAGACTGGCCGATAGCGACTTGTGGTTTGAGGTAAGTTCTCAGAGCTTTGCTAAAGGCTTATCTAACGTTGTTACTAGCTACTTCGAAGGGATGTATCCGTCCGCCAGACGGAAAAGGAGACCTTGTACGAGGGGCAGCTATGTGGGAATTGCGGCTGCTCGATTACGGAGTATCTGGCTAGGTGCACGGAATGTTCAGCACTGTACTGCCACCGTCAAGTAGACAACGACAACGAAGACGATGATCCGGAGGAGTTGGACTCTGGCGATGATGATTTCGCGTACCACGACGCGTGCCTTATCTTCGACTTCTTTTCTCAGGAGGGCACCAGAAGCATTGAAGATGCAAAGAAATCATTCGTGTGCCCAGCTTGTTGGGACCATCGTAAGAATGGTTTGTACCCGGTGCGTGATGCTCAGCCGCAGCAGCAATATAAACTAACACAGGCATAGCATTTTGTGAAGCCAATGTGCCGAGACTCGGTTGAGCTTTGAACCAGTGAATGGCCTCGCTTAGTTATGGTTGTCTACTATCTGCAGGAGTTCTGGCCTCACACGCAACACTTGATAACCATGACCAGTGGGCTTTGGAAACAGCTGGGATGGGAGGTAAGAGATGGTACCAAATATCTCAGCGATACTACTAAGCATTATGTTTTACATGAATAGTTTCAAGGCTTTTCCGTGCGACTACAACACTTACAAGACAGGAGCGATGTCACGGCTCAGTTGTAAGTCAATTTGAGCAAGATTGGACTTTGAATTTGAATTTCATAATGTCTTTGACGTTTATCAGGCAATGGGAAGCAGGATCTTTTCAATTCATGGCGGTGTTCATTACGCATGGATTGACAGAAGATCAGGGGTACCAGCTAGACGACTCCGAAGCTGTGCCTCCTCTTAATGTAGGCTCCAGTGTGGTGTTATGAGATTTTTGATTTAAAGCTAACATACACTTTAGCTGCTGCAATTAACACTACCAGTGGCACAAACGGCAGTCAATGGTGCCAGCCTGACCTCGGTGTTTTTCTTTGCCTGCGGTCATCCTATGATGAGCCCGACCACGGTCTCAATGCTTCAAGATTGGGTGAACGAGTGAGTGAACCTAACGTTTTCAAACCCTCATGTAAATTAAACTACAAACTGGCAGGGACGAAGAGCAACGAACCCTGGTCGCATGTCTTAACAAAAAATTGTCGCCGGTCTACATGTTCAATTGGTTGAACAAGGCCACAAAGGCTTTAGCCGAAGAGCCCAATACGGTCCAAAAGACGCTACGTCTGagttggctcagggacagcATTGCACCGAGTCACTCAGATCTTCTGTTCATGAGCAATGGGCATGCTGCAGAGATGTGGCTATACGCGCCTTTCCAAAGCCGGCCTTTGGGGAGACCGTTACCAAGCCTGTTGAGTGTATGCCCGTGCTCATCGGAAGGCGAGAACCAGCGCCGGAAAAAGATCTGGAAAGTGGATCACAACGGCAAATCAGGTAAACAGCTTTGCGACGTTGAggtcaaagccatatgccgAGCATGTAGACAGAAGTGGCCTCTGCCTCAGGAAGACATGAAGGGTATCTTGGTGAAAGTAAACGGGGTCTATGCCGCAATCGTTCCATACTTCTCGTAATTTACCGGACTTTTTTGATTAATATCACTTTAATatactcaatcacaacattTGTCTACTTTCAGTGATAAGATAAGAAAAATGATCTAGTAATTTGCATGAGTTGTTAAAGCACGTGCGTAAGACACGCTATGAACAAGAAGCTATTGAGAGACAACTCTTGTTTTAACCTGACATTATATATAATCATGTAACCTAGCAAATTTTCGTACATTGAGTGGGAACGTTTTAACCCAAGCGTGGTAGAGACTTTCTTGCCTCACAGAGCGAATTCGAGCGATCGGGAAAGACACTTTTCTTTGCTCTTTGTTTGCATACGTTTATCCGGCTTATTTATAAATATCTACCATTGCCATGTCTCCACACCTGTTTGATAGTTGGTGCACGTGAGAGAAAACCAAGGTGGCAGCGTACATGTAAGCTGACTAACAGAGTCCGGGGGCTTGTTATTTTCACAGCTGTGTTTTGCTTTTCTCTGTATAAAGATATAAGTAATTAACTTAGATAAATGAAGGTTCCCACTCACAGCTGCTCTAGCTTTCTTCAGACCGGAATTTTGGTGTTTTCTCTTTTACTGGTCGTCATCAAAGCAGAGTGGTTGTAAGTTGTGTGTGTTGGGTAAAGACCCCAGACTCCTTTAGTCAGTGTTTGTGTGTGGCTGCTCGGTTTTTCCTCATGTGTCAGCCTAAACGCCAACAATTAAACGAGTGTGGGGGCACAACAGAGGTGTATAAAAATATGATTTATATGTATGTATGTATACGTGGTCAATAAACAAGGAGAACTGTCTTTCCTGATCACTCAAATTCGCTCTGTGAGGCAAGAAAGCTAGCACTTTGTACGATAAACGGCCCAAGCGCCGAAAAGAAGCGATAGGCCCCACCCAGGTGGTGGCTGATGGATGACGCCTCCTTTAGGATTGAGATGGCTTAATCAACTTGCTAAGGTTTAACTTGATCTACCCCTTACGAGTTTGCGTTGTTCCATCTCATCTTAACCGGAATGAGAGTGTGTCAATTAGTATATACGGATGTTGATTAACTTTAACACATAGAATGGGGTAATGATATTATGCTTCCAATACAAAACAGTTCAAGACATTTATTCTTATACAATGTGACCAGTTATATGCATGGCCCCGATATCGGTTCGCCAATGCATGTTTTCCGGCCACAAAGATAAAAATAAATACCCCAAAATAATACATAATTGAGGAGCGGGGGAGCTGTGCGTACCTGGGTGACCAACAACAAACAAGTTGAGACAATTGATGGCCACTCATGAATGAGCACAAGCCAAGAGCAGAGCTCAAATATTGTCTCAAATTGCGAGGTGTAGCAAGAAGTAAAGCCATCACAAAGAACCAATGTACTCAGGAGACAAGCTCCTAAAGGAGCATCTGTCGAGGCAAAGCCTACTTCCTAAGCACGCGGCATGGACGGGTACCCTGTCACAATGGCAGCTGACGGCATCATCAGCCCCCCATGATTGAGGAATGGCTAGGGCAGAGCCCGAAAAGATGCGCACATCAGCCACCACAGGCAATGACGATCTATGAAACGTGGAGCAATAGGAAAGGATTGTGAGCAGAGACTACTAAATGTCACCTCAAAGTTACTATGGACTCACGACCGGGCATGAGAGCATGAAACGCGTTGGGACAACCCCTCACTAAATGAGGATTTTGGTTGGAGGCAGAGCCTATTTGGTACCAACGCGCAGCCGCCATCAGCCGCCTGAGCCGCAGTGACAGTAACATAGCCCGTTGAAGCAGCCGTTCAAACAAGCAGATGAAACGGTGACATATCCCCATACGGAATTGCTCGCCTGCGGTCAACATTAAGACCATCCCACAAGGGGGCATGGGTCGGGCAGAGCCGGCAACGAACAACGCGCAAACAAGCAAGTTAGATCCGTACAACACACATTCTCGACTGAATCCCCCCGCACTGGTCTACTCATTAATGAGTATAGACCTTCCGGCAAAGCCAAGCACGCGGGGGGTATTTCAGTAGGTGCGCGCCCACATAGATTAGCAACAATGAGAGTCAAAAACTAGGTGCGCACCGAAAGTTCTCGCCCTTCCCATAAACACCTAAAGAAGTAACGCCCTCGCCATGATTGGTCGTTTAAAGGAGGCCACCGTAAAAACAAGTTCCCACGTCGGCGGCTCATGAATGAACAGTACGCCCGGGCAGAGCCCATGAATGACGATGGGTCCAAGTTCGGTGAGGTCGAAGTCAGGCAAGCAGGGATCGAAAGGTAGGGATCGCCGGCCGCACCTTTCACCGCACGTCCAGGCGACCCGTGAACGAGTAACGCAGGGCAAAGCCCGAGACAGGACTGCGCGGCTACGAGTACGACGCGGGGAACAGCAGTGACGAAGCTGAGGAACGACGCGCAACGACCACACGCAGTTGTGGCTCACGAATGAGCATCACGGGGCAGAGCCCAAACGGGCATGTGGCGAAGGCAGTACGAGGAAGTGGGGGGGCGGAATTAGCGGCGGGGCGGGAGGCGGGAGCAAGGGAGGTGGTGGAAGTTTGGTTGAACGAACATCATCAGCACGTGATTGTTATATACAAGACACAGTCACGTGATGAGGACGGATGTTGACAGCTGGCTGCGTCATCGGGCTCGTCATCCAAAAGGGAGACCCTGTTGAACCCTGCTTTAGGCGCCGCGCCAAGACTGACCTTTCGTTGCTTTCCATCCGACTTCGTTGCCTCTTTCCCTCCACGACAACTCATCATGGGGAAACACACGACCGTTAGAAAATCCACTGGGGGTAAAGCCCCTCGAGAACAATGTAAGTATTACTCCATCGTCCGTGTACAATATGCTCACCACTATCACCATACCAGTACCTCCAATCATCTATTCGGACGATGAGGATGACAAACCCACCGGTAAGTAAACACGTTCAATCACGCAAGCAAACTTTGTTTTGAACGTCGTGCTGACCTCAGCTAATTAGCTTTCTTGACGCCAAACGGCTCAAGCAGTGTTTCCAAGGGGCTCACTTCAGGCGAGAAGCCCAAGCTCTCTAATGACCATCAAGTTATTAGTGCGTGATAGGTTTTAATCGCACTGGTTCTAGCTAACTCAACCTATACCAGAAACAACAAAGTGATAACTTGCGATGTCTCCTTTAGCTGCAGTGCATTTTTTAAAGCTTGATCTGATTGTTTCGGTTGACGAGAAAGAGCTGTAATCATATACTACCACTAAATACTGAATGATGCTGTTTATCTCACACGTTGTTACACCCTGTTGGACCTCTCGACAACATGGCACATATTGGTTGCCACCTTTGGTAACCGTATATGCCTAGTAATACCTGAGCACCTGTTCAGCGTGCCGAAGCAAGTTCCGATAAGTGATGTAATCATAAAGTGACAATTGTGAAAGTGGATACTTGAGCACCCGGGCTCTCTCAATTGAAACTCAGTCATTTTGATTAAATCCGTAAATATAAATAATCCACAATGTTGGAGAGTAAGCCTGCCATTGTTTGAGGCTCGTATTTCTAAActgttgagtcataccttcCATCTTGGGACACAGTTTCTCAATGCTTCATTTCACTTACCAAAACCCATATAACGAACTAAATGAAACCACTTTTGTGAATCTGGGGTGAAGAGAAAATGTACTTTCGAGCTCATGTAATTACTTACACAATAGCCTACATTATTATGATACAATACATTACTCAGCTACATTCATACTGGATTCATCAGCCAACGCTTTTGACCCCGCCTTGGTCCACATCTGACCAATGTCCACCGGGTGAGGTTTTTTCCCTTCATTCGGCGGCTACAGCTACAATTCAGATTGTGAGAATAGTAAAGTGTTTTTCGTGCTCACCAATAGCTTCATGCGAACGTTTCTTAACGGATGAAACCCAAAAAGACCCTTGTTCGTGTCCCAAACCTCCGACATGAATGTAACCTCATGATAAACCAATTGTTTCCGCGAGCCAGGGAATATTCCAACCTGTAGCTCCATTCCGCAGCATCTGGAACGATAAATAAATATAATCTCAGGCCCGTTAGGAAGCTGCTTCTTAAACGCCCAGTCGGTTTGCAGGTTCTCCGAGCATCCGCATATGGCTCGAGCCACAGGCAGCTGTACACCCAGCGGTCGTAAGGCTATAGGCGCATACTGAACCTGCCGGACGTTGAGCGTCAGTTTCTGCTCGGCCCTATCCATGATCACCAGCCCAGTATGAATGCGGGCTTCTTTAGATCTTCCCCATACGCCAAACAGCGTTCGATCCAAGCCGGCACCAAAGTAATACAGGTTGACGAAAATTTCTGGCATCATGTACAGATACTCGCACATGAGCAAGGAGCAAGTGCTTGGGAGCACAATAGACGTGAAGGCAGTACTAAAGACTAGCAATCAGAATCGTAACGTTTGTTACATGCGTACTTACCGCTGCAGATACTCCTTAATCCTATTCAGAGAGCCTTTAGTTTGCAGGTTAAACCCGCAGGACACACCAAAAACGCGAGCAGTCAATGCTCTTCGGGCAATCTTTCTCAACGTATGTAGGCACGTCTCGAGAAATTGATCTTCTGCAACGCTCGAGCTCTTCTGATTGCCGTGTTGAGAAGTATGCCACCATCCACCTTGCGGATCTCCTTCAGTGAGAAAAACGATGGCAAGGTGGAAAGGGCGATTTGCGTCTATCCTACATTGAGTAGAAGGTCAATCAGTTCGACCAATAAATCAGAGTACAGTGTTACCTACTCGTCAAGCAAGTGTGCTGACTCGCCTTCTCTGAATTCTTTGTGTATAAGCCGCGTTTCAGCGGTCACGGTGACGTGAAAAGCCGCCAAGGCAGCATGCAGTTGGCGCCACAGCGattctgccaaatgttggaATACCTTGAGGTGATATATTACCAGTATCAATGAGCATGTCGGCGCTACCCTCATTGTCGCCTTGTGTCCTCGGTTGATGAAATACTAGGAACAAACAATAATTGATAAGCTCACTATAATAATTTAGAGGCCCACATACTCCGATTGAAGTCAGGCCGCGCTCAGACACACACCGCGGACATGGGAAAATGTCCCCTTTATCCAGCATACTCTGAGGGATCGAGACGCAGGACTCCGTTTCCTCTTGTGCGTCGTCAACCTGCTTTCCGATCAACGTGTAACAACAGGCGTTTGTGCACCAGAAACAGTCGATCAAATTTCCACCATCTTCGCACAAGTAACAATACTGTATGCCGTTTGTGAGAGATCTCAATCAAGTAATTTTGACTTTACCTCGTCGTTCTGTATTATCTTTTCCTcagagtctatcaggacagCGGTCAGCAGTTTGATCAACTATATTCAGGCTTGGCTCACCCATTGACACCGGTGAGCTGTCAATTTGCTTGATTGATTCTGTGCACGTGTTATTGATTTCCTAATCCCATAAATAGCCGCTAGCCAGAGATACGTCTACACACCTGAGGAGACAATTGGAGAAGACATGGCGCAACGGTTGAACTATGGTTGTAAAAAATGGAATCACGTAGCACGCGTGACAAACAATGCAGATCAAAGTCACGTGAACAGGGTCTATATAACCCCTAAACTAAAAAAGGCAGGGCATTATTTAAGATCCAGCCGTTCACCATTGCTCATAGGGAATTATGGGCAATTATTTATGTGATTCATTTTGGAATCCCAAGGAAGCCCCGGACTTGAATCATAATGTCTGAAAACTCAATGATTCCAGGTTTTATGCGCCAGGCCCTTATTTGTGACTACATAATCATGTTTTTATTTACTACTTCGGCACCTGTCTTGGAGCTCATGTTCTATACTCTGATACACTGTGAATAAGGCACCAGACAAACCAGTT
Proteins encoded:
- a CDS encoding 2OG-Fe(II) oxygenase family protein gives rise to the protein MSKSKQSCTNKQLSLWQNHITEDLFDGLKTCPNGSKEAVRNAPIPDESLRRRKRKSGRERLAKTENDMIRKMLDAVTKALNNTIQLDFYLSEFELQRTRGIGVHTAGVFKGLDKQPIRLTRSGGPAVLTDKAGIPILWYFPDFIGKGLQTNLMRTVASLAGVYRPAPDSEICDRRTTLPQLVQDDPHSSKARYATRSQTSRAALHMPEDPEVHSTSQEEPIDFSPCTMEEPAYVQDNQLVPPAYEEVDGEITIAGHYTPLLSLHQNSDSVPDDQGSALADLSPFAYYLSPGWSQTGMQYKKPIQMSVHLRGALLEATSETIAFLKAKRLFDKQIIKLTDIIQPSLSQSLRKLKAHMSAIQGPTGTTVTNGWTSAFPCYGVAVNRTTGMHRDSKGIRAGLDIIGVLGTFNSGGDLELPDLNLRLEWTPGVLGAFDGYNFRHMVHEWTGGSRVALISFCRQSTWTALGLMPDVSRPTVAQCRGQLESAKERRAARQQAHLELQEETSGMRETKKLKFHSAQASSEADGP
- a CDS encoding Hydrocephalus-inducing protein, with the translated sequence MSSNQNIASSSAAFVTSASRDAATLRRVSPMRHSALFEELVQGIASTRNVFVMSGDAAMAGSGLATAEGGSGNSYWDMIRNATQDVMNLSEDQLARYNRVMALRRIEARSANRNRYIDYLERLAGANSLAGCVTASIDGLEGRWSANVAAKVTGLYGDNSRLRCLTSSCQGLGEAATKKLDDVFTNPPNLKPSGDDPRICQDCTRKNLKNNKLRRSGNDKTRSLRPSVQSRVALSFIPVEIPDYDDPTGDYVDDSAWEGSKVGRSKHARGKGKEKIVEKPEVIVISDSEDSDDSGPSTQPALRSRRRMKKHVELTQTESTPQFYDGEAYLFLLVGPPPQDPEVLQLVHAFADSVHSRAGAVICLSEVPLPGTKYDYIDFQLEGDLNLTFGEILRAMEQMAAMEAYGSAPPRLADSDLWFELLRRDVSVRQTEKETLYEGQLCGNCGCSITEYLARCTECSALYCHRQVDNDNEDDDPEELDSGDDDFAYHDACLIFDFFSQEGTRSIEDAKKSFVCPACWDHRKNGLYPHFVKPMCRDSEFWPHTQHLITMTSGLWKQLGWEFQGFSVRLQHLQDRSDVTAQLQWEAGSFQFMAVFITHGLTEDQGYQLDDSEAVPPLNLLQLTLPVAQTAVNGASLTSVFFFACGHPMMSPTTVSMLQDWVNEDEEQRTLVACLNKKLSPVYMFNWLNKATKALAEEPNTVQKTLRLSWLRDSIAPSHSDLLFMSNGHAAEMWLYAPFQSRPLGRPLPSLLSVCPCSSEGENQRRKKIWKVDHNGKSGKQLCDVEVKAICRACRQKWPLPQEDMKGILVKVNGVYAAIVPYFS
- a CDS encoding ATPase, which produces MSANTQSTALVNPYAGYKIQPEFITLDPESPQELREGEVIARALDGFMFLKGTKYAYPHQGADAYWWRGIIAFGFVTPLCGSFKYFTWLGHWGADWEEKHLETIIITNIVHISKERNINWRNGTEDILWIETKHGYSYALLEPDAQYDGGYWRPVTESWASTSADGVSASPAFKPLPWHSPRPAWWDALGDEQWEYLVNTYWKSDASEAWSDLPTADDQSQANLETTVAASSLLPPEYITVDSGSSSEEEPAVVLVQTKPPVTKGEKRVNRKKKQQASSRSGARSSSKSSKKTKHKKVKVTNAPDSGEEKVITSVRGSRGEASKWPSQAHLGKGKARQDQDNNRKRRVYSGQGEASTSQKRRVTEPIYVESSSDEDEKTVSSPASDLPSASKDISDIGNIDSQMTFPGNYSEEKIIQNDEYCYLCEDGGNLIDCFWCTNACCYTLIGKQVDDAQEETESCVSIPQSMLDKGDIFPCPRCVSERGLTSIGYFINRGHKATMRVAPTCSLILVIYHLKVFQHLAESLWRQLHAALAAFHVTVTAETRLIHKEFREGESAHLLDEIDANRPFHLAIVFLTEGDPQGGWWHTSQHGNQKSSSVAEDQFLETCLHTLRKIARRALTARVFGVSCGFNLQTKGSLNRIKEYLQRTAFTSIVLPSTCSLLMCEYLYMMPEIFVNLYYFGAGLDRTLFGVWGRSKEARIHTGLVIMDRAEQKLTLNVRQVQYAPIALRPLGVQLPVARAICGCSENLQTDWAFKKQLPNGPEIIFIYRSRCCGMELQVGIFPGSRKQLVYHEVTFMSEVWDTNKGLFGFHPLRNVRMKLLPPNEGKKPHPVDIGQMWTKAGSKALADESSMNVAE